One Trichoderma atroviride chromosome 7, complete sequence DNA segment encodes these proteins:
- a CDS encoding uncharacterized protein (EggNog:ENOG41~TransMembrane:1 (o540-558i)) codes for MPRRRASKACLHCRQRKVRCDVTLRGVPCLNCQLDHQTCAIQERKSKRPLSDSKISAYREGGSVIEGLSTRVADEKPSGIDSIDQWAKRLNGVPPFGKGSSTSPHSDERSNESNCIDLDGFSPKTASAIANVHNGKTKSGRFGSNSSRAAANGSGYNSYDTLPFIATPDLGHLSALDVRFMQLNGCFELPPMPILNELVRMYFLHTHPIVPLLDEGDFWDSFSCSNGEKIPLLLFQAMVFAACAFIPEAVAEAAGFPYPRAAAEAFYKKTKILYDFEIESNPIALGQVAILLTFWPGGLRLGLTKANSEWLSTAIRHAKSLRAHHLSSKHASQHTQNILPKTRRLLRRLWWCCYFRDRSLALALHRTMRIPGKYPLLTLEDFENEIHRSRVYNAEAKRRFFDIFNQISKLVVIMTDVLRLCSISEDGIDSETTRTDHQAMANCMAQLQAWHDETRLQFPDNGDRPGVQPHFVIIQTNLMFIYYFAAKLAIHHQEIFYAVRDSDNANGEGPYPLLAGKSDQVRDAVDNLIKHLSNPVQLGLAQYLPVSVVAFVAMPLLVQILNAKILSRGVVSSRAAMHQEQLHSLINLVKQCHRRLGGVDAMCVIIRRLTDAAQSRFMTGKASQVTEFIELIDYSPLEYLRFFLNLDLNLSNATLVENIRFSELKEELAQSKKTPSESERHTPVPDAEQTLSSTQPTEPTEPALLPTTTPTQQDAWGLNFPGAKADPFALGDSPLDFDELLSGQGMLGIDPSLIDLETLGNPFMNQRMEWEMDAWLLGGS; via the exons ATGCCGCGACGACGCGCCAGCAAGGCTTGTCTTCACTGCCGCCAGAGAAAAGTTCGCTGCGATGTGACGCTGCGAGGGGTTCCCTGCTTGAACTGCCAGCTTGACCACCAGACATGCGCCATTCAGGAGCGCAAATCCAAACG ACCGCTGTCAGATTCGAAAATCTCGGCCTACCGTGAAGGCGGCTCGGTGATCGAAGGCCTATCGACGAGAGTCGCAGACGAGAAGCCCTCGGGCATCGACAGCATAGATCAATGGGCCAAGCGACTGAACGGAGTGCCGCCGTTTGGCAAAGGATCATCGACCAGCCCTCATAGCGACGAACGATCGAACGAAAGCAACTGCATCGACCTCGACGGATTCTCGCCAAAGACGGCCTCGGCAATCGCGAATGTACACAACGGCAAAACGAAGTCGGGTCGGTTTGGATCAAATTCATCGAGAGCGgcggccaatggcagcggaTACAATAGCTATGACACGCTGCCCTTTATCGCAACCCCCGACCTGGGCCATCTCTCAGCGCTGGATGTTCGGTTTATGCAGCTGAATGGGTGTTTCGAGCTTCCCCCTATGCCGATTCTCAACGAACTAGTTCGCATGTATTTCCTCCATACACATCCCATCGTACCGCTACTTGATGAGGGTGATTTCTGGGATTCCTTCTCATGTTCCAATGGAGAAAAGATCCCACTACTTTTGTTTCAAGCGATGGTCTTCGCTGCGTGTGCC TTCATTCCAGAAGCTgttgcagaagcagcaggcttCCCCTACCCAAGGGCAGCCGCAGAGGCCTTTTAcaagaagaccaag ATCCTATACGACTTTGAAATCGAGTCAAATCCCATTGCTCTCGGCCAAGTGGCGATACTGCTCACATTCTGGCCCGGCGGTCTACGGCTAGGTCTTACGAAAGCAAACTCAGAATGGCTGAGCACAGCCATTCGACACGCAAAATCCCTCCGAGCACATCACTTGTCGTCGAAGCATGCCAGCCAGCACACGCAAAATATCCTCCCCAAAACACGGAGATTGCTTCGGCGACTATGGTGGTGCTGCTACTTTCGCGACCGCTCCCTCGCGCTGGCTCTTCATCGGACGATGCGGATCCCTGGCAAGTATCCATTGCTGACTCTGGAGGACTTTGAAAACGAAATCCACCGCTCTCGCGTGTATAACGCCGAAGCAAAGCGGCGTTTCTTCGACATATTCAATCAGATATCCAAGTTGGTCGTCATCATGACAGACGTGCTCCGGCTATGTTCGATTTCAGAAGACGGAATCGATAGCGAGACGACCAGGACGGATCATCAAGCAATGGCGAATTGCATGGCTCAGCTGCAAGCATGGCATGATGAAACCAGGCTGCAGTTCCCAGACAATGGAGATCGGCCAGGGGTCCAGCCACATTTTGTCATCATACAGACTAATCTGATGTTTATATACTACTT CGCTGCAAAACTGGCCATCCACCACCAAGAGATTTTCTACGCCGTTCGCGACTCCGACAACGCAAATGGCGAAGGGCCGTACCCCTTGCTTGCCGGCAAAAGCGACCAAGTTCGCGATGCCGTCGACAACCTAATCAAGCACCTTTCCAACCCTGTGCAGCTTGGACTGGCGCAATATCTGCCCGTCAGCGT TGTTGCATTTGTTGCCATGCCCCTCCTGGTGCAGATTCTCAACGCAAAGATCTTATCCCGTGGCGTTGTCAGCTCGCGGGCGGCAATGCACCAAGAGCAACTGCATTCCCTGATCAATCTCGTCAAGCAATGCCACCGGCGGCTCGGTGGAGTCGACGCCATGTGTGTGATTATTCGACGACTGACAGACGCGGCTCAGTCCCGATTCATGACCGGAAAGGCGTCTCAGGTCACCGAGTTCATCGAGCTGATTGACTACAGCCCGCTTGAGTACCTGAGATTCTTCCTGAACCTGGATCTGAACCTCAGCAACGCCACGTTGGTGGAGAATATCCGGTTCTCAGAGCTGAAAGAAGAATTGGCCCAATCCAAAAAGACTCCGTCAGAAAGCGAGCGCCATACGCCGGTTCCGGATGCAGAACAGACCCTGTCATCCACGCAGCCAACAGAGCCAACAGAGCCAGCCCTTCTGCCCACAACTACACCTACGCAGCAAGATGCATGGGGCCTGAATTTCCCGGGGGCCAAAGCCGACCCGTTTGCACTGGGCGACTCTCCGTTGGACTTTGACGAGCTGCTAAGCGGGCAGGGCATGCTGGGCATCGACCCGTCTTTGATAGACTTGGAAACCCTAGGGAACCCTTTTATGAACCAACGTATGGAGTGGGAGATGGATGCTTGGCTGCTGGGAGGATCCTAG
- a CDS encoding uncharacterized protein (EggNog:ENOG41~TransMembrane:12 (i35-53o87-108i115-135o141-163i175-194o214-237i323-345o357-381i388-409o421-447i459-476o488-509i)) gives MGVQGDSGAAIYNAALNRRQALMGNSGARALVKNFRVFSLAAFACIGGVLYGYNQGMFSGVLAMPSFKQHMGAYDPLDPNASQTKKGWLTAILELGAWFGTLFSGFMAEAISRKYGIIVACCIFIIGVVVQASSIQAGYPAILGGRFVTGMGVGSLSMIVPIYNSEVAPPEVRGALVALQQLAICFGIMVSFWIDYGTNYIGGTLLGEQSDASWLVPVCLQIFPCLCLLVGMIFMPFSPRWLVHHDREGEARQILSTLRGLPIDHELIELEFLEIKAQSLFEKRSIAEQFPQLREQTVWNNFKLQFVAIKSLFTSRSMLKRSAIASITMFFQQWTGINAVLYYAPTIFQDLGQTDNTVSLLATGVVGIVMFVATVPAVLWVDRIGRKPVLITGAIGMATCHIIIAILFAKNSKDWPNHQAAGWAAIAMVWLFVVHFGYSWGPCAWIIIAEIWPLSTRPYGVSLGASSNWMNNFIIGQVTPDMLQGITYGTYILFGVLTYLGAAFIYFFVPETKRLTLEEMDIIFGSEGTARADFERMEEINNEIGLNAILYSQHPDEVVTVEAEKS, from the exons ATGGGCGTCCAAGGCGACTCCGGCGCTGCCATCTACAATGCAGCGTTGAATCGCCGCCAGGCCCTCATGGGCAACAGCGGAGCTCGCGCTCTTGTCAAGAACTTTCGTGTCTTCagcttggctgcctttgccTGTATCGGTGGTGTGCTGTATGGTTACAACCAGGGCATGTTTTCTGGTGTTCTTGCCATGCCATCTTTCAAACAGC ACATGGGAGCGTACGATCCTCTCGACCCCAATGCTAGCCAGACCAAGAAGGGTTGGTTGACAGCCATCCTGGAACTTGGTGCCTGGTTCGGCACCCTGTTCTCTGGTTTCATGGCCGAGGCCATCTCCCGTAAATATGGCATCATCGTTGCCTGCTGCATCTTCATTATCGGTGTTGTTGTTCAGGCATCCTCCATCCAAGCCGGATACCCCGCCATTCTCGGAGGCCGATTCGTCAC CGGTATGGGAGTTGGAAGCTTGTCTATGATTGTACCAATCTACAACTCCGAAGTAGCTCCTCC TGAGGTCCGAGGTGCCCTTGTTGCCCTCCAACAGCTCGCCATCTGCTTTGGAATCATGGTTTCATTCTGGATTGATTA CGGCACCAACTACATTGGCGGAACCTTGCTTGGCGAACAGAGCGACGCATCTTGGCTTGTACCCGTGTGCCTCCAGATCTTCCCCTGCCTGTGTCTCCTGGTCGGCATGATCTTTATGCCATTCTCTCCCCGTTGGCTGGTTCACCACGACCGCGAAGGCGAAGCTAGACAGATTCTCTCAACCCTCCGAGGTCTTCCCATTGACCACGAGCTGATTGAACTCGAATTCCTGGAAATCAAGGCTCAGTCTCTGTTTGAAAAGCGAAGCATCGCCGAGCAGTTTCCTCAGCTCCGTGAGCAAACTGTGTGGAACAACTTCAAGCTTCAATTTGTTGCCATCAAGTCTCTCTTTACCTCAAGGAGCATGCTGAAGCGTAGTGCCATTGCCAGTATCACCATGTTTTTCCAGCAG TGGACAGGAATCAACGCCGTGCTTTACTACGCCCCGACCATCTTCCAGGATCTCGGACAAACCGACAACACCGTTTCTCTGCTTGCCACCGGCGTGGTTGGCATCGTCATGTTCGTTGCCACAGTCCCAGCCGTGCTGTGGGTCGATCGAATTGGACGCAAGCCCGTGCTGATTACCGGTGCCATCGGTATGGCTACATGccacatcatcatcgccattctCTTTGCCAAGAACTCCAAGGACTGGCCAAACCACCAGGCTGCCGGTtgggctgccattgccatggTCTGGCTCTTTGTCGTTCACTTCGGCTACAGTTGGGGACCTTGTGCCTGGATCATCATCGCCGAGATCTGGCCATTGAGCACTCGACCCTATGGTGTCTCGCTGGGCGCATCTAGCAACTGGATGAACAACTTTAT CATTGGTCAAGTCACCCCTGATATGTTGCAAGGCATCACGTATGGTACTTATATCCTCTTCGGAGTCCTCACGTACCTTGGTGCTGCGTTCATCTACTTCTTCGTCCCCGAGACCAAGCGTCTAACCCTAGAAGAGATG GACATCATCTTTGGCAGCGAAGGTACCGCGCGTGCAGACTTTGAGCGCATGGAGGAGATCAACAACGAAATTGGCCTCAACGCAATCCTTTACAGCCAACATCCTGATGAGGTGGTGACAGTGGAGGCTGAGAAGTCCTAG